The genomic region gttaaGATCGCTGTATgagaatacagtttaaatatgcaacttcgccggataatgaatgcataacagcgaacaaatagttataaactaatgcaaatgaatggtaacaatcatggcatacagttgttttttttgttttttttgtcacattgttttaaccgcttgaggtTACTACTAATGCCTCGACGACAAACatactgttctccactaatgcagcatctagtcaaCAAAGTAATTACTTTATAGTGATATGAAAACACGTACTGTAGTGTACATTGTATACCATACCGTTTTGTTGTCCGACGTTTTAAATCGTTTTGAAGTGACCCGCTCTGTGCAGCGCGCAGCCTCACATCACGTGTCAAAAGAAACCATACGAGGCatcagtgatagtttttatttcgcctctagaggcCGCTCACGTAATGTCTCAATCTATGCTCGTAATGACAGCGCACTCTTCTCAGCCGCTCCAGCAATGGACGCAACCCGGAAAATTAAATCAACCGCGGTTGTGCGAGCacttgtttgcacatgcttgcttgcagtctgtgttcttccgactttattttgtagtaagtaacgaaaatgctttgggaaaatgtatcggagtaaaagtatataatttatttaggaaatgtagtggagtaaaagtaaaagttgacagaaatataaaaactcaagtaaagtacagattctcccaaaaaatacttaagtactgtaacgaagtattattacttcgttacattacaccactggTATTTTCAAAGGTATAGAGGCAACTCGGAAATATTATTTCCTAAGAAAGCTCATGTGTCACTGACAAAATTACCAAGAAAGAAATAGATTTTTGAGATTGATGCCCTCCTAGGAAGTCTGCTAGTGATTTGTCTTTACGTGTAACAAGATCTCCAAAAATTGATCAGATTTCTGAAACTAGGTAATCTACCAATGGTGTGGGTCTAAGTGCAACAAGTTTGAGCGCCTCAAAGCTGCACAGGTGGCTACTGGCATCCGGGACAATGAAAGGAATGGAAGGGCCAAGCTGGTGGTAGTAGAGGAAGGACATGAGCCTGCAGAAATGATAAAGGTATCAAATAAAATTGTCAAATCAAACATCTTAAGTTTATCTGATTTTGCATGCAACAGATTCTTAAGCATCTGGTAgaacttgcttttttttttttttttttttttaacagttaaactgaTGTTTGCAATAGGCAGAATGATATCTGGTTTTGCTGGAAAGTTTGACATTTTATAACTTGGTTTTGCACATCAAAGGTTCTTGGTATGAAGCCTGAAATTCCTGAAGGTGATGATAATGAGGATGCAGTTGCTGACATGTCTAACAGGAAAATTGCCAAACTTTACATGGTAAACAAGTCAATAAGTTCATTTCATCTATATGCAAATTCAATAGACGGGAACGCCAACAGGTTATTACTTAAATACCATTGTGCTTTACAGGTATCAGATGCAACAGGAAAAATGCAAGTGACACTTGTGTCAGAAGAGAATCCGTTTAACCAAAGTGACCTGTTGTCTGAGGAATGCTTCATTCTGGACCATGGAAAAAGCAAAATGATCTTTGTGTGGAAAGGTATCTGTAAACTGAAGTCATTAAACAAAGGAGTTGTGTGACATTCACTACTTAAAATGGTGCCTTATTTTTGATGATCTAGGCCGCAACGCAAATCCAAGTGAGAGAAAGGAAGCCATGAAAACAGCTGAGGGTTTCATTAAGCAGATGGGATATCCCGAAAACACCCAGGTTTAGAAACATTAAATATGTGTTTATGTTTTGCTGCATTATCATTTATTAACTTGAATGAGTGAATCACTCATGGATGTAGCAAcattgtcagaaaaaaatatgcaaaaattttACTTTTACTAAGGGTTCAACAGTTTCTCACTGGGGCAGTGCCCTCAAAGGGACATCTTTGTACTTTTTTTACTGATATTAACTGTTTAGGGGTTTATAATGTACAGAGTTGCCCATTTAAGGGTACTGCCACAGTAACAAACTGTGCAAGCCTATCAGTAAAATTTTTGCGCATTTTGTTTTCTTCAGACAGGGAACAAGTAAATTAATCTTTGAGTCATCCAGGTCTTTTCTTCCTTGAACACAGATCCAGGTCCTTCCAGAGGGTGGAGAGACACCCATCTTTAAGCAGTTCTTCAAAATCTGGAAAGATAAGGACCAGGCTGAGGGTCTAGGCAGAGTCTTTGTCACTGAGCGGATTGCCAAGATTCAACAATCCAAGTTTGATGCTTCAAAGCTGCACGAGTCTCATCAAATGGCTGCTCAGTACAACATGGTTGATGACGGCACTGGAAAAACCCAGGTCACTATTTGCatacaagagatcagagattgTATACATGAAATTGTGCTTGTGTTGCTTGCAGATAAGCACATTACTGTCAAAATGACACTCAAAATGAAATTTGAAGCTAAAATTATGATATGGTGCTGAACAACTTTTGCATTCAAAAGGTGCAGTTACACTTATTGCTTTTCAGCGAATTTTCACAGACGAGATGTTGATAGGAATCCATGCGATCTGGAATTTTGCATGAGAGCAAAAGATTTCCCCACACAAATTTTGTAACGGGTTCATGCAGATTTGTTGTGTTGACCAGCAGAAAgttgcttggtttgaaagtgtgtgagctgtgcttcatataTTGCTACACTACTGACAATAGACCTTTGCACAACAATCACAGATTGTTCTCTATTATCAAAGAAAATAATCTGATCAAATCCAGCCCCTCTAAAATATGAATATGGATATTCTTAATCTTGTGTTGTTTCACAGATTTGGAGAGTGGAGTGTGGTAAAAGCGCAAGCGACACCAAGGTTCCTGTAGACCCAGAGACATATGGCCAGTTCTATGGAGGGGACTGCTATATCATTTTATATACTTACACCAAGGGAGAAATCATTTACACTTGGTAAGCCCCGTAGAAGTGGATAGTTTCCGGAGGGGGAGTCAAATCATGCACAAAAAGAATCAGATAGGCTTATCGCTCTATGCTTTCACCCTCAGGCAAGGTTCCAGCAGCACAATAGATGAACTGACAGCTTCAGCCTTTCTCACAGTTGAACTGGACCGTTCGCTGGGAGGACATGCCGTTCAGGTGAGGGGAATTTGAATTTTATCTACTCATTTATTGACTGTAATTAGGGCTGAATTATGGACTTGATGACTGGGGCCCTAATGATTTACATCCATGACTAAACATGACTAGCCCAATGTTGTTATCTTATAATGGTTCGATTCCATGTTCATCCAGGTGCGAGTGACTCAAGGAAAGGAACCACCTCATTTGCTGAGTCTCTTCAAAGATAAGCCTCTGATCGTGTATAAGAATGGGACTTCTAGAAAGGGAGGACAGGCACCCGCACCTCCAACCCGCCTCTTTCAAGTGCGCAAGAACCTGGGCACCATTACACGAATTTGTGAGGTGAGTCCTGGTCTCTGGTGAAGCCAGAAACATGGGTTTGGTCACATGAAAGATCCAGCTAAATCAAGTTTCTTGTGCATGGTTTCCATGTCTAACCTGATCATTTATAGTCAGTAGATGGTCCAAGTTGGTTTAGGTGGTTGATTTAGTAGACCACCATGTGGTGGAGCTGAAATTGACATTCTAGACTATATAGGTCACTCTGGTTAGCACTGGCAGATCTTCTAGGCCAAGATGGTGGAGATCTGCTTGATTTATCACAACAGTTTTGACTATCTTTGGTTAGAATGacctatttttaatttagataaGAACTTTGAGTTTGCTGGTTTGTGGTCTAAACAGGTAGATGCTAAAGCATCAAGTTTGAACACCAATGATGCCTACCTGCTGAAGTTACCTCAGGGGGATGGATACATATGGAAGGGGAAGGGGGCCACCGAGGAAGAGGAACGAGGGGCAAAGTATATGAGTGAGAATCTGAAGTGCAAAACCATAGCAGTTACTGAAGGAAACGAGCCTGGTACGGCCTATATATAACAGATTCAAATCAAACTCTTCATATTCTTTACTCAAACATTGAGTGGAATTAAgttctacatttatttttatacttaTTGCTCATTTTCCATTTAAAGAGGACTTCTGGAAGGCTCTAGGTGGAAAGACAGAGTATCAGAAATCTGAGATGTTGGAAAGTAAAACTATAACACATCCTCCCAGACTGTTCGCCTGCTCCAACAAAAGCGGAAGGTTCATCGTGAGTATCCTAAACCTGATAAGAGAGAACCAAAGTCCAATTCAGTTTCACTTTAGACTATTGCTTTAAGTAGTAATTTTgcatggaagacattgcagaaaaTAAAACGTTGACTTTTTGTGCTAACCTCTCAGATACCACTACATACAGGCAAAATATTGTTTGGCAACTaactattcatttttttaacaacaGATTGAAGAAGTACCTGGTGAGTTTAACCAAGATGACCTGGCAGAGGATGATGTCATGTTACTGGATGTCTGGGATCAGGTTAGAGAGTTTTCTCTCTTTATGACGTTCTTCAAGATTATCTCTTAGATTCAAAGCAGTTGTTTCTGACAATCTTTAATATTCAAAGATATCTTCTGACGTTCATGGGTTAGCCTGTACATGTCTCTGACCCCTGATTTCATCTCTCAGGTGTTTGTGTGGATTGGAAAGGATGCCAATGAGGTGGAGAAAACTGAGTCTGTCAAATCTGGTGAGATCCGAAGGCACACCTTCCTAACACATTTttctaaataatttaaatataaaactgaAACCCCTTCAGGGCTTCAACAAGTTTAACTGCATACTTACCTGAACAGATGACATGATTCACACGATACAgcttaaacataaaatattaaatccaaaaatcatgtaaaatcaatattttgattacGTCCTGTCTTTGTAAACTAATAAATATGGTAATTCAGCATTTTGAATGAGTATTTTGTACCTTTGCAGCAAAGACTTACATTGAGACAGACCCATCGGGACGGGACAAGGAGACATCTGTGGTGGTGGTAAAGCAGGGGCACGAGCCGCCCACCTTCACCGGCTGGTTCCTGGGGTGGGACGCCTCGCGATGGGAGAGTGACCTCATGGCAAGAGCAGTGAAATCACTGCAGGTTAACTGAGGACTGCAGTTCATTCCAGTCCTGAACTCAACAGAAAGATAAAACAGATTGTTTACTGAGGGAATTATTTTGGACTGTTCCTTTAATATCCTACTAAAAATATGCCACATGTCCAAGATATTAAGTTACCCAATACTCTTCAGAACATAAAGTGTATTTCTCTTAGAATTGTTTGCACAGATTTATATTTCTGCTCTGGACTTCTGTAAGCATGATTTGCAACTGTACAATTAAAGAATCAATACATTTATGAAAAATGCCTTTTCTTAGTCAATGCAGCTCACAAGAGCCCCCTAAAGACAAAAGACCACCAATGCACACAAAAATACAGTGGAAGTACTATGGTCAAGTGATGGTATAAGAAAATAataacatggtataataaaaataaaaacacttaaaagcACCACAATACTAAAATTCATGTACCAAATGAATTTCCATGCATCAGCATCGTCATGGTACTACTATGATACATGTAGGCTACATATAAACACACTGATTTAAGAAATACATATAAAAGTAAGGGATAAAGTTCATCACTCCCAATGGATCTttactgtaaataatatttactttatttgGTAGTATTTGATCTTAGTAGGATGCAAAgctgtaaaattattttttaaaccagTCTGGGCAGGCTGACAGGAATCTTTAACCCATATGTGCCCAAATTAGTCTGAATGGTGTCATGCATATAGTCGTGTTAATAGTGTCCTATGTGAAcatgttctgcatttattttccccagggttttttttcttttttctttaaaaatcgTATTTGAATGTGTGGCAACTATAGTTGCTGGTGGGCAAATATGTTGTATTCACCCCTTCAAAGTAAAATTTGAATAGGAGGAGAACATTTGgcaaaataactgctttcaacaGATCAATCGTTATTCATAAATTTATTATGTATAAAAGTCGAAGAATATTCGATGTGAACCCAAAAAAGCTGCATCATGCTTATAATGTCTTGAAtatgaaaacacaacaaacaacaaatccaTTTGTCTTAAAGTGGTGGAACATAGTGCAGAACAAAGTGCAGCCATTGAGTTGCCCCAACAGGGCTTTGTGAATCAAAaagttaaatgaaaataaataaataaaaataaatagaatgaagaaaatattacatctacatgtgaccctggaccacaaaaccagtcataagtcacacaggTGTATTtgtagccaacaatacattgtatgggtcaaaattatcataaagatcatgttccatgaagatattttgtaaatttcctaccataaatatataaagcaattatttttgtgagtggatatgcattgttaaagacttaatttggacaactttaaaggtgattttcacaatatttagatgttttttgcaccctcagattttcaaatagttggccaaatgtcctatcctaacaaactatacatcaatggaaagattatttattcagctttcagatgatgtataaatctcagtttcaaaaaatttacccttatgactggttttgtggtccagggtcacatatagcaaaaaaaaaaaaaaaacaaataacaaaaataacaatgcaTACAGACAATTTCTTTCAAAAGGACATTCGGAATAGGAAGTTTGTGTCATACGTATCCTCCACGCTCCCCTTTtctatctctcttctctctcCTGGGTAGAGTTTTAGTGGTTTGCATGAAATTTCTTGAAGCACTCAATATGCAAGGCAACACCGCATTTCTCACATGCAAAGGAAGTGCATCCATCACTATCAAATTAAGGTCTAATGTACAGTAGAGATGTCAGTTAAAGGGTTAAGTTATGTCTTAGGTGGGACATTATGAAAGCAAAAAGCACTAAACAAGACCAATCACCTTGATTTATTAACACAGTATAgcccatttatatatatatatatatatatatatatatatatatatatatatatatatatatatatatatatatatatatatatacagtacactaagatttttaatgtttttaaaagaagtttcgtctgctcaccaaggctacatttatttaattaaaaatacagtaaaaacagtaatattttgaaatattattacaatttaaaataacagtgtactatttaaatatatttgacaaagtaatttattcctgtgatgcaaagctgaattttcagcatcattactccagtcttcagtgtcacatgatccttcagaaatcattctaatatgctgatttgctgctcaataaacatttatgattattttcaatattgaaaacagttgtgtacttttttttcaggattccttgatgaatagaaagttcaaaagaacagcatttatctgaaatacaacgcttctgtagcattatacactaccgttcaaaagtttggggtcagtaaggatttttatttttatttttttgaaaagaaattaaagaaatgaatacttaattaaattaaatcaatcaaaagtggcagtaaagacatttataatgttacaaaagattagatttcagataaacactgttcttttgaactttctattcatcaaataatcctgaaaaaaaatattgtacacaaatattttgtacagttgtacacattaaatgtttattgagcagcagatcagcatattagaatgatttctgaaggatcatgtgacactgaagactggagtaatgatgctgaaaattcagctttgcatcacaggaataaattactttgtcaaatatattcaaatagaaaacagttattttaaattgtaataatatttcacaatattactgtttttactgtatttgtaattaaataaatgtagccttggtgagcagacgaaacttcttttaaaaacattaaaaatcttagtggttccaaacttttggactgtactgtatatatatttatttatttatatacacacacatgaaaATTACTGTTCTTTGGTAGGGTTTACCTTCGTCATGCTAGGGGTAGGAAGTTGACAGCCTCATGTGAGAGGAAGGAAgtgaatacctttttttttgttcttgaaatCCTTTGGTTGTTTGCTTGCATGTCATTGAGGCATAAAACTTGGATAACATCTAGAAAAATACTTacaaaaggaaaatgacaacTATACACTGCAGCAACTACAGTTGCCGGTGGCCTTAAATGGGTTTTAATATTACTTcctatataaatatttgtaaaatggTGAAATGAGTGTAGTGCTTGTAGTGATGATGCATTGTGCATGGACAGCAAAATGGTTTGGTCAAATATATGATACATTCGTGATTAAAAAAAGTTGGAATAATATTGTTTCACTTTATGTTAGTGAGAACATCCCATAGACTTaaactgtttttattatatCAGTATAATTATACTTTCTCCCCTGatttcacagacaaggtttaAACCTAGTcccatgtttgagctgttttaactaaaTGCAACTTGCacttaaaatatgtaaaatgtcactgccattgttttgtctcaagatgcacaccagtaatgttttttttccccctaaggcatgtttataaaatgtacataaatatcctaattgaactaaagccctggcttaatctaagccctgtttgTGAAACCAAGCCTCTATGTCCTAATCCAACCCCTATCCCTAAAACTAACACTCACCTGTGCACGGATTTAAAGACTAACATCTTCTGGAACATTCATGAGCATTTTTAACCAACGAGGTCTGGCTAGTTGTGTTTTTCACTATATAACATTTTGAAAAGTGTGAATAATTTGGATCGCACACATTCAGTCATGTGAAAAAGTTAGGACACCCTATTGAATTCCATGGTTTTCcatatcaggacattttaaaaaaaatcatctggtccttggcaggtcttaaaatttgaaaaataaaacttcagATGAACAACAACACATGACATATCACACCGCGTCATTATGTATTTAACAAAAACTAGGCCAAAATGGAAAAGCCATATGTGACAAACTAAGGACACCCTATGATTCAATTGCTTATAGATCTACTTTTAGCATCAATAACTCAATAACGTAA from Chanodichthys erythropterus isolate Z2021 chromosome 15, ASM2448905v1, whole genome shotgun sequence harbors:
- the scin gene encoding adseverin, with the translated sequence MGLHHKEFERAGKNAGLQIWRIEKMELAPVPDNLHGNFYIGDAYLVLHTVKQRDSCFYDLHYWLGKDCTQDESAAAAIFTIQMDDYLGGKPVQYRELQGFESNHFTSYFKGGITYKTGGVASGFHHVVTNDLTARRLFHIKGRRTVRATEVPLDWASFNNGDCFIADLGAVIYQWCGSKCNKFERLKAAQVATGIRDNERNGRAKLVVVEEGHEPAEMIKVLGMKPEIPEGDDNEDAVADMSNRKIAKLYMVSDATGKMQVTLVSEENPFNQSDLLSEECFILDHGKSKMIFVWKGRNANPSERKEAMKTAEGFIKQMGYPENTQIQVLPEGGETPIFKQFFKIWKDKDQAEGLGRVFVTERIAKIQQSKFDASKLHESHQMAAQYNMVDDGTGKTQIWRVECGKSASDTKVPVDPETYGQFYGGDCYIILYTYTKGEIIYTWQGSSSTIDELTASAFLTVELDRSLGGHAVQVRVTQGKEPPHLLSLFKDKPLIVYKNGTSRKGGQAPAPPTRLFQVRKNLGTITRICEVDAKASSLNTNDAYLLKLPQGDGYIWKGKGATEEEERGAKYMSENLKCKTIAVTEGNEPEDFWKALGGKTEYQKSEMLESKTITHPPRLFACSNKSGRFIIEEVPGEFNQDDLAEDDVMLLDVWDQVFVWIGKDANEVEKTESVKSAKTYIETDPSGRDKETSVVVVKQGHEPPTFTGWFLGWDASRWESDLMARAVKSLQVN